The following are from one region of the Nicotiana tabacum cultivar K326 chromosome 3, ASM71507v2, whole genome shotgun sequence genome:
- the LOC142175868 gene encoding putative mitochondrial protein AtMg00860 has protein sequence MPFYGARGIVLGNRVSRSDIEVDKVKVETVENLPPPISVKGVRSFLGHTGFYRRFINNFLKIATPLCMFLEKYVTFNFDEACLKAFEELKNQLVVAVIIATPDWSLPFELMCIASDHAIG, from the coding sequence atgccattttatggtgcAAGAGGCATCGTGTTAGGTAACAGAGTGTCAAGGAGTGACATTGAAGTTGATAAAGTGAAGGTGGAGACGGTTGAAAACTTACCTCCACCAATTTCTGTGAAGGgtgtccggagtttcttgggacacACGGGATTCTATAGACgctttattaataattttttaaaaattgctaCTCCATTGTGCATGTTTCTTGAAAAGTATGTAACTTTCAATTTTGATGAAGCTTGCTTGAAGGCATTTGAAGAGCTCAAAAATCAATTGGTGGTTGCCGTCATTATTGCGACACCAGATTGGTCCTTACCATTTGAACTTATGTGTATTGCAAGCGATCATGCTATTGGGTAA